The Podospora bellae-mahoneyi strain CBS 112042 chromosome 7, whole genome shotgun sequence genome includes a window with the following:
- the SAT4 gene encoding serine/threonine-protein kinase HAL4/sat4 (EggNog:ENOG503NV7I; COG:D), with protein MSTTADAKPPSTRSSQAPSIKSVDIPPRSPNLNGLTEQPAKPVEKASVKDRLTRMFSTRDAASRAASTDGKPTPSTGTPGNTSPPPSRPSAPERKGSVASDKSPAPTTATASKSKLANGKDGHLQRFMLLPDPPGGHEHHLKSSRRQERLTDMIKGLLGRKSEPQHAAPENDLSLVSNWVDNLKREKEGGSSASDKKAANGAGGLVEKYGKCQEVVGRGAFGIVRISHKKMENGVGEKLFAVKEFRRRPEETEKKYSKRLTAEFCISSSLRHPNVIHTLDLVKDSKGDYCEVMEFCAGGDLYTLVLAAGKLEVQEADCFFKQMMRGVEYMHEMGVAHRDLKPENLLLTTNGGLKITDFGNGECFRMAWENDAHMVSGLCGSAPYIAPEEYIDREFDARAVDVWACGVIYMAMRTGRHLWRVAKKDEDEFYDRYLEGRRDEAGYGPIESLHRARCRNVIYSILDPNPSRRITASQVLKSEWGREIKLCKAGEEGL; from the exons ATGTCAACCACCGCCGATGCCAAGCCTCCCTCCACGAGGTCCTCCCAGGCCCCGTCAATCAAGTCGGTCGATATCCCGCCCAGGTCTCCCAACCTGAACGGTCTGACCGAGCAGCCCGCAAAGCCCGTGGAGAAGGCGTCTGTAAAAGACCGTCTGACGCGCATGTTCTCAACCAGAGACGCTGCCTCTCGCGCCGCATCCACCGACGGCAAGCCCACTCCCAGCACCGGCACCCCTGGCAACACTtccccgccgccctcgaggCCCTCGGCCCCAGAACGTAAGGGTTCGGTTGCGTCAGACAAGTCGCCCGCCCCGACCACTGCGACAGCGAGCAAGTCCAAATTGGCAAACGGCAAGGATGGCCACTTGCAGCGCTTCATGCTTCTTCCAGACCCTCCCGGAGGACACGAGCACCACCTCAAGTCGTCGCGTCGCCAGGAGAGGTTAACCGACATGATCAAGGGGCTGCTCGGCCGGAAGTCTGAACCGCAGCATGCGGCGCCTGAGAATGACCTTTCGCTCGTCTCCAACTGGGTCGACAATCTGAAGCGGGAAAAGGAAGGAGGCTCTTCGGCTTCGGACAAGAAGGCGGCGAACGGAGCCGGTGGCTTGGTGGAGAAGTACGGCAAGTGCCAGGAGGTGGTGGGCCGCGGCGCTTTCGGCATCGTAAGAATTTCCCacaagaagatggagaatGGTGTCGGCGAGAAGCTGTTCGCCGTCAAGGAGTTCCGCAGGCGTCCAGAGGAGACCGAAAAGAAGTATAGCAAACGTCTTACGGCCGAGTTCTGCATCTCTTCGTCTCTCCGCCATCCCAACGTCATCCACACGCTGGACCTGGTTAAGGACTCAAAGGGCGACTATTGCGAGGTGATGGAGTTCTGCGCCGGTGGTGATCTTTACACCCTTGTCCTGGCGGCAGGCAAGCTCGAGGTTCAGGAGGCGGACTGCTTCTTCAAGCAGATGATGCGTGGCGTGGAATACATGCACGAGATGGGAGTTGCCCATCGCGATCTGAAGCCAGAAAACTTgcttctcaccaccaacggcgGGCTCAAAATTACGGATTTCGGAAACGGAGAGTGTTTCCGCATGGCCTGGGAGAACGATGCGCACATGGTGTCGGGCTTGTGCGGCTCGGCCCCTTACATTGCTCCAGAGGAGTACATCGACAGGGAATTTGATGCCCGCGCTGTGGACGTCTGGGCTTGCGGTGTCATTTACATGGCTATGCGGACTGGTCGTCACCTCTGGCGtgtggccaagaaggacgaggatgaatTCTATGATCGGTACCTTGAAGGACGGAGGGATGAAGCGGGCTATGGCCCGATAGAGTCGTTGCACAGG GCCCGCTGCAGGAATGTGATTTACTCCATCCTCGACCCAAATCCGTCTAGAAGAATCACAGCCTCGCAAGTCCTCAAATCTGAGTGGGGCCGTGAGATAAAACTGTGCAaggctggtgaagaaggtcTTTAA
- a CDS encoding hypothetical protein (EggNog:ENOG503P046): MSTAVAMAPSPAPHDRPSFGNDITTSPSAQRPTQSIPPPPPMSANPNAPAPAPARTGSGSPKGVGAAPTAHKSSPPSASRSREGPKIIVKKEPGSPDLPTARHRPRKLDLSKNTTNIVSPATGRPLTARDGLGIQEVGLACLSPGFVTQDPVMKEQLQRSMSVREHQRQIIEQRLQQQSAKGDGPADKDGGQFTAKTPGFARKRGPPPGLSIVAPSHEQFANERVIQSAPLGQTFTGRHNPHPLTRHITNQPSNLARNSHIHHVPAQQTNNRLPPIADVFGQNLSGHPESSGHALFANQNRAPLASPHHPPPQQQQASTPGRPREYKSAEEAQVELAGGRPELLPKLVHYAGNQQQPPTPPSPHQYPQQQQQQHSRDSRYDGIPQYADASRSISSNNVVPSHAPPAKRSRAEYEDGSPPLGGNGSRPAPHAPGSSRRTGPFEGGRDSPDTQRAKREEFLKLCERAWDLFHS, encoded by the exons ATGAGCACCGCAGTCGCAATGGCCCCTTCACCGGCTCCTCACGACAGGCCTTCTTTTGGCAacgacatcaccacatcTCCCAGCGCCCAGAGGCCAACACAGTcgattcctcctcctccacccatgTCCGCAAACCCGAAcgcgccagcgccagcgccagcacGCACTGGTAGCGGCAGCCCAAAGGGTGTAGGCGCCGCTCCCACCGCTCACAAGTCCTCTCCACCCAGCGC ATCTCGAAGCAGAGAAGGCCCCAAAATCATCGTCAAGAAGGAGCCTGGATCGCCCGATTTGCCCACAGCCCGTCACCGGCCGAGGAAGCTCGATCTCTCCAAGAACACGACTAACATTGTCTCACCCGCCACAGGACGGCCCCTGACTGCCAGAGACGGCCTGGGCATCCAGGAAGTTGGTCTGGCCTGCCTGTCACCCGGCTTCGTAACCCAGGACCCAGTCATGAAGGAGCAGCTGCAGCGCAGCATGAGCGTCAGGGAACACCAGAGGCAGATTATCGAGCAGAGGTTACAGCAGCAGTCGGCCAAGGGCGACGGTCCCGCCGACAAGGACGGAGGCCAATTTACCGCAAAGACACCTGGTTTTGCCCGCAAGCGTGGGCCTCCGCCAGGTCTGAGCATCGTTGCGCCGTCGCACGAGCAGTTTGCGAACGAGCGCGTGATCCAATCCGCGCCACTGGGCCAGACCTTCACAGGGAGACACAACCCGCACCCGCTAACGcgacacatcaccaaccagccCTCGAACCTGGCCAGGAACTCGCACATTCACCACGTACCAGCCCAGCAAACGAACAATCGCCTCCCGCCCATCGCCGACGTTTTTGGACAGAACCTTTCCGGACACCCAGAATCCAGCGGCCACGCGCTCTTTGCCAACCAGAACCGCGCCCCTCTTGCGTCGCCGCACCACCCGCcacctcagcagcagcaagcgtCCACCCCAGGCCGGCCGAGGGAGTACAAGTCGGCCGAGGAAGCCCAGGTGGAACTGGCAGGCGGCAGACCGGAACTTTTACCCAAGTTAGTACACTACGCAGgcaaccagcagcaaccccccacaccaccgtccccgcACCAGTacccgcagcagcagcagcaacaacactcGCGAGACTCGAGATATGACGGGATACCGCAGTATGCTGACGCGAGTCggagcatcagcagcaacaatgTCGTCCCGAGCCACGCGCCGCCCGCCAAGAGAAGCCGGGCCGAGTACGAGGACGGCAGCCCGCCGCTGGGGGGGAACGGGAGCAGACCTGCGCCGCACGCGCCGGGGTCGAGCAGGAGGACGGGGCcgtttgagggggggagggactCGCCTGACACGCagagggcgaagagggaaGAGTTTTTGAAGCTGTGTGAGAGAGCTTGGGATCTGTTTCACTCATGA